Genomic segment of Mytilus edulis chromosome 12, xbMytEdul2.2, whole genome shotgun sequence:
GCTCTTTTGATGGACCTGGTTCATATGAGGCCGATAATGCACTGACTGCTGGTTTATGAAAATCCTCAAACATTTTCCTGGTCTGTTCCTGTCTTTTTTTCTCTCGTCTCTCTTCTCTTTCTTCTTTCCAttttttacagaggatgaccttgaggtcactccgatgtattgttatcgcttaaatttccgtcattcataaattatagtcaaattagttttgggttttcaacaccagtgaaaaaagtgcattttcatacctgcgatttctgttctccggttgtacgatgtttcaacaaaatatggaatcatttcagttgttgattttatagtggtgaaaatttgactgaattatatcttaataaatacgattttatatgtttaattggtgtttcagaaagaggtcaggactggtgctcttgttcattcataaaattatcgttcattcataaatttatcgtaaaataaaaatcactacacaggttatacgtgtagtgtaaatgaccacctgtaatctaaaaatagcggtctcactaatatcgacaagaagaattttagcgacaagaagcgtcaagaacggacaagaagaataaattaagcgacaagaagactatttagcgacatgaaTATTAACTTCTCGTAtcgcatgaggatgacacatatcaaatgaacaattatgtgtgggacttagttttaagaaatgatgtcaaagtaacactatgaaaatatttttagtaagctgaaatatatatttattttttacatgtttatgtcttgtaagttattttatttctgtcccatttttcaacattagtgtctcgaaaggtgaaatgttttaactgaatggttaatttaaattaattatgaaaattgttaaaattaaataaataaaagtaattattgcccagttacaaacactaccaggggataatccataattacccccaactttagcctggtaaacttgttgtctccttgtgaaatataaaacatattaaaaatgatttcctgcttaagtcttttattgatataaagtcaaaaccttcttgcttttcactagacaaccatgtcctgtcaggtttaattcttatatatgtagatgaaaaataaaagtccccaaaacattaatatggcagcaattgcttttacagcctttaaggctttgatttttttacaattgagtgtccaccatgcacttgcactgcactataataatagtagaatagaattatcatatacaaatagatgaaaattatatatacatgcaatcgtaatattaataatatatataacaacaaaccagtgtattctctacgactattattatataagtataatagtccaaggtatactgatttcttgcactacaatataatagttattacggttaggttgaatttcctgtcatttattcatcatccaagcacgaacttctatcagaaaaaaatatctctgtaaattaacccaagtttcaggtatagagatgtgatctgtttgTGTGACATGcccttttgaccatccacaagaacttgcggtcatccgatgttcagtattCAGTACTTTGATTCTCTCTTGCAAATGCTTCAATAAGTTTTTGTCGCTCTGCATCTCTAACAGATTGGAAGAACGCAACACGGTCCCCCTCACTAGCTGTTTCTTCTGTATCTAGTGCCTCTGTTTCGACCTGATTTGACAAAATCTCCTTTGTAATAATTATTGGTTTTGATTGGACGTCCTGATTTTCTACTTTGTCGACTTGTGTGTTCATTGTTGACATAAGTCTATCAATCTCATTAATTCTGTCATTTCCAAAGAAAGCTACTCTTTCCTCTTCACTCGCTGTGTTTGTGTCATTTCCTTCAGCGTTTTGTTCTTTCATTGTTGCAGCAAGTCTCTCAAACTCTTTGGTTCTGGCATTTCCAAAGAAAGCTACTCTTTCCTCTTCACTCGCTGTGTTTGTGTCATTTCCTTcagcatttttttctttcatcgtTGCAGCAAGTCTCTCAAACTCTTTGGTTCTGGCATTTCCAAAGAAAGCTACTCTTTCTTCTTCACTCGCTGTTTCTGTGTTCTCTGCTTCTGCGTTTTGTTCTTTCATTGTTGCAGCAAGTCTCTCAAACTCTTTGGTTCTGGCATTTCCAAAGAAAGCTACTCTTTCCTCTTCACTCGCTGTGTCTGTGTACAATGTTTGTTGAACCGACACTGCATCTGATTCCGTTTCGCTGCAAGCAGCATGCAATACAGATAGGATAAATCCGCCCAAGTTGCGTTCAAAGATCGCGTTATCTTCATCCATACCTAAAAATGGCACAACGATATATTAAAAGCCACGATGACGGCAAAAAGTAACATCACATTATAACCCAACTTTAACTAAGGGTTTGATTGTCCCATGTCAATTTGACAAGGGTCGATTATCCAAGTCGGCTCATTCAAACAAACTTTCAGTTTAATTTTATATTCCATATTTCCAGCCTTTCCTAAATAGTATATCCGAAAATTTTcctcatatacatgtacagaAGTATCAactatatagttttttttacccCTGATCCTTTCCTACCGTATGCGCAAAGCTGAAGAGCACACAAACAAATCATACATTTGAAACCAATCGTTATATATAAGTACATATTTTGAATTACGAACAATCGAAAAATGTTGAATGCATATTGTGAAATTCGCAATGATTACAAGTTTCGATTGCATATGTCGAAAAACATATATTCCAAAAAGACGCAGTAGACATGCAGTAGTGGAATTTCTAAAATAAGGATTAATATCAAGATATATCCCAATGCAataataaaatttctaaaataagaataaattatACTTACTCAACTCTTTCATTTCCTGATTCATCTCCTAGATTGTCCGAAATTCTATTTTTTCTCCTCGTTCTCTGTGCATTAAAACGTTGCTACTGAAGATATTCGACGTCAATCGAAGTCGTCACTAATTTTCACCTTACTTCGCGACGGAAAAAACGCTTTGTATATGAAATAAGTCATCCACTGTGATGTACGTTCTCCATAAATTTTAATGCAGTTTTGAAAATTGTAAGCGAGGAAAGcggaaaaaatataaattgttaaaaagcagtaaaaaaat
This window contains:
- the LOC139497644 gene encoding flagellar attachment zone protein 1-like gives rise to the protein MNQEMKELSMDEDNAIFERNLGGFILSVLHAACSETESDAVSVQQTLYTDTASEEERVAFFGNARTKEFERLAATMKEQNAEAENTETASEEERVAFFGNARTKEFERLAATMKEKNAEGNDTNTASEEERVAFFGNARTKEFERLAATMKEQNAEGNDTNTASEEERVAFFGNDRINEIDRLMSTMNTQVDKVENQDVQSKPIIITKEILSNQVETEALDTEETASEGDRVAFFQSVRDAERQKLIEAFARENQSTEY